In a single window of the Rhizobiaceae bacterium genome:
- a CDS encoding NAD(P)H-hydrate dehydratase, producing MKLEILTPSEMGRADRRAAELGPFDGVGLMQRAGAAVAEAVLARFPHVPHVHVLCGPGNNGGDGYCAATILARCGVDVSLWADGAPRPGSDAAIFAAQCPVVPGSLGALKLQPGALVVDALFGAGLARPLEGAARAAVEMVNAAGLPVVAVDLPSGVSGESGEVLGATFDASLTVTFVRKKPGHLLFPGRALCGELIVHDIGIADSVVDEIGSRCRENAPPLWLDAFPHPADDTYKYRRGHVGVFSGGLSSTGAARLAAMAAARIGSGAVTLLSPPSALAVNATHLTSIILRKVGDPQEALAFLEERRPSALVIGPGFGISGDAQAMLRAVAESGQRAVVMDADALTMIGAAPDSYFRTFSEQGEADFILTPHEGEFLRLFPDIHAQVGLSKLEKARSAAEKARAVIVYKGPDTVIATPDGRAAINSNGTPLLATAGSGDILSGIIGGLTGQGMQAFEAACAAVWIHAEAATLHGPGLIAEDLPGMLPAVLADLLSRRAA from the coding sequence ATGAAGCTTGAAATACTTACGCCGTCCGAAATGGGGCGGGCGGATCGCCGCGCCGCGGAACTCGGACCGTTTGACGGTGTCGGCCTCATGCAGCGCGCCGGAGCCGCCGTGGCGGAGGCCGTTCTGGCCCGGTTTCCACATGTCCCGCATGTCCATGTGCTTTGCGGGCCGGGCAACAATGGTGGCGACGGCTATTGCGCGGCAACCATCCTCGCCCGGTGCGGCGTCGATGTTTCCTTGTGGGCGGACGGCGCCCCGCGACCGGGGAGCGATGCCGCAATATTCGCGGCGCAGTGCCCTGTTGTGCCCGGCAGCCTCGGCGCATTGAAATTGCAGCCCGGCGCACTCGTGGTGGATGCGCTTTTCGGCGCGGGGCTGGCGCGCCCGCTCGAAGGTGCGGCGCGGGCCGCCGTCGAAATGGTCAATGCCGCCGGCCTGCCTGTCGTGGCGGTTGACCTGCCATCCGGCGTGTCGGGTGAGAGCGGCGAAGTGCTGGGGGCGACGTTTGACGCATCGCTGACCGTGACTTTCGTTCGGAAAAAGCCCGGGCACCTTCTCTTTCCCGGTCGGGCATTGTGCGGCGAATTGATCGTCCACGACATCGGAATTGCCGATTCCGTGGTGGATGAAATCGGCAGCCGCTGCCGGGAGAACGCACCGCCGCTTTGGCTCGATGCGTTCCCACATCCGGCGGATGACACCTACAAATATCGCAGGGGCCATGTCGGCGTCTTTTCAGGCGGGCTTTCCTCGACCGGGGCGGCGCGGCTTGCCGCAATGGCGGCGGCCCGGATCGGGTCCGGAGCCGTGACCTTGTTGTCGCCGCCCTCGGCGCTGGCGGTCAATGCCACGCATCTCACCTCGATCATCCTGCGCAAAGTGGGCGATCCGCAGGAGGCGCTTGCTTTTCTGGAAGAACGCAGGCCATCCGCGCTCGTGATCGGCCCCGGCTTCGGCATTTCGGGCGACGCGCAAGCCATGCTGCGTGCGGTGGCTGAAAGCGGACAGCGCGCGGTCGTGATGGATGCCGATGCGCTGACCATGATTGGCGCCGCGCCGGACAGCTATTTCCGCACGTTCTCGGAACAGGGCGAGGCCGATTTCATTCTCACGCCACATGAGGGTGAATTCCTGCGGCTTTTTCCTGACATTCACGCACAAGTCGGCCTGTCGAAACTCGAAAAGGCGCGTTCGGCAGCGGAAAAGGCGCGTGCGGTGATTGTCTACAAGGGGCCGGATACGGTGATCGCCACACCGGATGGTCGCGCCGCGATCAATTCGAACGGCACGCCCTTGCTGGCGACTGCCGGTTCGGGCGATATCCTCTCCGGCATCATCGGCGGGCTGACCGGGCAGGGGATGCAGGCCTTCGAGGCTGCTTGCGCGGCTGTGTGGATACACGCCGAGGCGGCAACGCTACACGGGCCAGGGCTGATCG
- a CDS encoding P-II family nitrogen regulator — translation MKKIEAIIKPFKLDEVKEALQEAGLQGITVTEAKGFGRQKGHTELYRGAEYVVDFLPKVKIELVVSDDSADSAIEAIRRAAQTGRIGDGKIFVSNIEEVIRIRTGETGNDAI, via the coding sequence ATGAAAAAGATCGAGGCTATCATTAAGCCGTTCAAGCTGGATGAGGTGAAGGAAGCCCTTCAGGAAGCCGGTTTGCAGGGCATCACAGTTACGGAAGCCAAGGGCTTCGGTCGCCAGAAGGGTCATACGGAGCTGTATCGCGGCGCCGAATATGTCGTGGATTTTCTGCCGAAGGTGAAAATCGAACTGGTTGTCTCCGATGATTCCGCCGACAGCGCAATTGAGGCCATTCGCAGGGCCGCCCAGACGGGCCGTATCGGCGACGGCAAGATTTTTGTCTCCAACATTGAAGAAGTCATTCGCATCCGCACCGGCGAAACCGGCAACGACGCGATCTAG
- the glnA gene encoding type I glutamate--ammonia ligase — protein MTTAADIMKQIKDNDVKFVDLRFTDPKGKLQHVTMDVVEVDEDMFADGVMFDGSSISGWKAINESDMVLMPDTATVHMDPFFAHSTMVVMCDILDPVSGEAYNRDPRGTAKKAEAYLKAEGIGDTIFVGPEAEFFVFDDVKYKADPYNTGFKLDSSELPSNDDTEYETGNLGHRPRIKGGYFPVPPIDSCQDMRSEMLAVLAEMGVRTEKHHHEVAAAQHELGLKFDTLVRNADKMQLYKYVVHQVANAYGKTSTFMPKPVFGDNGSGMHVHMSIWKGGKPTFAGNEYAGLSESCLYFIGGVIKHAKAVNAFTNPLTNSYKRLVPGYEAPVLLAYSARNRSASCRIPFGSSPKAKRVEVRFPDPGANPYLGFAALLMAGLDGIKNKIHPGQPMDKDLYDLPPKELKKIPTVCGSLREALQSLDKDRGFLKAGGVFDDDQIDAFIELKMAEVMRFEMTPHPVEFDMYYSV, from the coding sequence ATGACGACAGCCGCTGACATCATGAAGCAGATCAAGGACAATGACGTGAAATTCGTCGACCTTCGCTTCACAGACCCCAAGGGCAAATTGCAGCATGTGACGATGGATGTCGTCGAGGTGGACGAGGACATGTTCGCCGACGGCGTGATGTTCGACGGTTCGTCCATCTCGGGCTGGAAGGCCATCAACGAGTCCGACATGGTGCTCATGCCCGACACCGCAACGGTGCATATGGACCCGTTCTTCGCGCACTCGACCATGGTCGTGATGTGCGACATCCTCGACCCGGTCTCCGGCGAGGCCTATAACCGCGATCCGCGCGGCACCGCGAAGAAGGCCGAGGCCTATCTCAAGGCGGAAGGCATCGGCGACACCATCTTTGTCGGTCCGGAAGCCGAGTTCTTCGTGTTCGACGACGTGAAGTACAAGGCCGATCCCTACAACACCGGCTTCAAGCTGGACTCCAGCGAGCTGCCGTCGAACGACGACACCGAATATGAGACCGGCAACCTTGGCCACCGTCCGCGCATCAAGGGCGGCTATTTCCCGGTTCCGCCGATCGACTCCTGCCAGGACATGCGTTCCGAAATGCTCGCCGTCCTTGCCGAGATGGGCGTGCGTACAGAGAAGCACCACCACGAAGTCGCTGCCGCGCAGCACGAACTCGGCCTGAAGTTCGACACGCTGGTCCGCAACGCCGACAAGATGCAGCTCTACAAGTATGTCGTGCATCAGGTCGCGAACGCCTACGGCAAGACCTCGACCTTCATGCCGAAGCCGGTTTTCGGCGACAATGGTTCGGGCATGCATGTTCACATGTCGATCTGGAAGGGTGGCAAGCCGACCTTCGCTGGCAATGAATATGCCGGCCTTTCCGAGTCCTGCCTTTATTTCATCGGCGGCGTCATCAAGCACGCCAAGGCAGTCAACGCCTTCACCAACCCGCTGACCAACTCCTACAAGCGCCTGGTGCCGGGCTATGAAGCTCCGGTCCTGCTCGCTTACTCGGCCCGCAACCGCTCGGCGTCCTGCCGTATTCCGTTCGGCTCCTCGCCGAAGGCAAAGCGCGTCGAAGTCCGCTTCCCCGATCCGGGCGCAAATCCCTATCTCGGCTTCGCGGCGCTGCTGATGGCAGGGCTCGACGGCATCAAGAACAAGATCCATCCCGGCCAGCCGATGGACAAGGATCTTTACGACCTGCCGCCGAAGGAACTCAAGAAGATCCCGACCGTTTGCGGCTCGCTGCGTGAGGCGCTCCAGAGCCTCGACAAGGATCGCGGCTTCCTCAAGGCGGGCGGCGTGTTCGACGACGACCAGATCGATGCGTTCATCGAACTGAAGATGGCCGAAGTGATGCGCTTCGAAATGACGCCGCATCCGGTCGAGTTCGACATGTACTATTCGGTCTAA
- a CDS encoding MFS transporter yields MAMASAAGNRSRGMTREEKKVIFASSLGTVFEWYDFYLYGSLAAFIGATFFSQYPEATRNIFALLAFAAGFLVRPFGALVFGRLGDLVGRKYTFLVTILIMGLSTFLVGLLPGSASIGIAAPIILIALRMLQGLALGGEYGGAATYVAEHSPDDRRGYYTSWIQTTATLGLFLSLLIILAVQTYLGRETFAAWGWRVPFLLSVLLLGVSVWIRLSLNESPTFQRMKAEGKGSKAPLSEAFGQWKNAKIAILALLGLTAGQAVVWYTGQFYALFFLQNVLKVDGQAVNIMIAISLALGTGFFVFFGWLSDKVGRKPIIMLGLLLAIVTYFPLFKALTWAANPALAAAQENVRATVTAAPGDCNFQFNPTGTRKFTTSCDIATDFLTKNSVPYDVAETAAAGTPATVKIGDETVTSYDAIAAGDKAGGMNAAFVKGVHSALHDAGYPLVRGAATVADQKLDAFVAANPELSLMADTIRSGEKKAMSVADAVKAKLLTAEEAASATEVTTYTIPGAGTFTMVADPAAVNWTKIIAILFVLVLYVTMVYGPIAAILVEMFPTRIRYTGMSLPYHIGNGWFGGLLPATVFAMSAAAGDIYYGLWYPIAISAMSLVIGTLFVRDTLGTNLHAKD; encoded by the coding sequence ATGGCAATGGCTTCGGCTGCGGGCAATCGTTCGCGCGGCATGACGCGGGAGGAGAAGAAAGTCATCTTCGCCTCGTCGCTTGGAACTGTCTTCGAGTGGTACGACTTCTATCTGTACGGTTCACTCGCCGCATTCATCGGCGCAACCTTCTTCAGCCAGTATCCGGAAGCAACGCGCAACATCTTCGCGCTGCTCGCATTCGCGGCGGGCTTCCTTGTCCGTCCGTTCGGCGCGCTCGTTTTCGGTCGTCTGGGCGACCTTGTGGGCCGCAAATACACCTTCCTCGTAACCATCCTCATCATGGGTCTTTCGACCTTCCTCGTCGGCCTTCTGCCGGGTTCGGCCAGCATCGGCATCGCGGCCCCGATCATCCTGATCGCGCTGCGCATGCTTCAGGGCCTTGCGCTTGGCGGCGAATATGGCGGTGCGGCGACCTATGTGGCCGAGCACTCGCCCGACGACCGTCGCGGCTACTACACATCGTGGATCCAGACCACTGCGACGCTTGGCCTGTTCCTTTCGCTGCTGATCATTCTTGCTGTGCAGACCTATCTTGGCAGGGAAACCTTCGCCGCGTGGGGCTGGCGCGTGCCGTTCCTGCTCTCCGTTTTGCTGCTCGGCGTCTCGGTCTGGATTCGTCTTTCGTTGAACGAATCTCCGACGTTCCAGCGCATGAAGGCTGAAGGCAAGGGGTCCAAGGCGCCGCTTTCCGAGGCGTTCGGACAATGGAAGAACGCCAAGATCGCCATTCTCGCGCTCCTTGGCCTCACCGCCGGTCAGGCCGTCGTCTGGTACACCGGGCAGTTCTACGCCCTGTTCTTCCTCCAGAACGTGCTCAAGGTCGACGGGCAGGCGGTCAACATCATGATCGCGATTTCGCTTGCGCTCGGCACCGGGTTCTTTGTGTTCTTCGGCTGGCTGTCGGACAAGGTTGGCCGCAAGCCGATCATCATGCTTGGCCTGCTGCTTGCAATCGTCACCTACTTCCCGCTGTTCAAGGCGCTGACCTGGGCCGCAAATCCGGCGCTCGCCGCCGCGCAGGAAAACGTGCGGGCAACCGTGACCGCCGCTCCGGGAGACTGCAACTTCCAGTTCAACCCGACCGGCACTCGCAAGTTCACCACCTCGTGCGATATCGCAACCGACTTCCTCACCAAGAATTCGGTGCCCTATGACGTGGCCGAAACTGCAGCCGCAGGCACGCCCGCGACGGTCAAGATCGGGGACGAGACGGTGACGTCCTATGACGCCATCGCGGCAGGCGACAAGGCCGGCGGCATGAATGCGGCCTTCGTGAAGGGGGTCCACTCGGCGCTCCATGATGCGGGCTATCCGCTGGTGCGCGGAGCGGCGACTGTTGCCGACCAGAAGCTTGACGCATTCGTTGCGGCCAATCCCGAGCTCTCGCTCATGGCGGACACAATTCGCAGCGGCGAGAAGAAGGCAATGTCTGTTGCGGACGCGGTTAAAGCGAAGCTCCTGACCGCCGAAGAGGCTGCCAGTGCAACCGAGGTGACGACCTATACGATCCCCGGCGCCGGCACCTTCACCATGGTTGCCGATCCGGCCGCGGTGAACTGGACGAAGATCATTGCGATCCTGTTCGTGCTGGTCCTGTACGTGACCATGGTCTACGGTCCCATCGCCGCCATCCTGGTCGAGATGTTCCCGACCCGCATCCGGTACACCGGCATGTCGCTGCCCTATCACATCGGCAACGGCTGGTTTGGCGGCCTGCTGCCTGCCACCGTTTTCGCGATGAGCGCGGCGGCCGGCGACATCTACTACGGGCTCTGGTATCCGATCGCGATTTCGGCCATGTCGCTGGTCATCGGCACGCTGTTTGTGCGCGATACGCTCGGCACCAACCTGCACGCCAAGGACTGA
- a CDS encoding ATPase — protein MREILNDLESGSHLSDADPTRRAQNQMRAPLPKRFYKSVALAEENGGVAVHLDGRQVRTPGRAAVILPNAEAARLVADEFDAQANEIDPVSMPVTRLVNTAIDGVANESEAVLEDILRFASSDMLCYRADSPEGLVERQNEMWDPVLEWSAQALHARLALAEGVMHVKQSPMAIQALRIHLANRLGDEAAVRALRLAALHVITALTGSALLALAVEAGEIDAEQAWLAAHVDEDWQIEHWGQDAEALARRNARHRDFSAAVKVLKALRRWDFLSRLR, from the coding sequence ATGCGTGAGATATTGAACGATCTCGAATCCGGTTCGCATCTGTCGGATGCCGACCCGACCCGCCGCGCGCAGAACCAGATGCGGGCGCCCCTGCCGAAGCGCTTCTACAAATCGGTCGCGCTTGCCGAGGAAAATGGCGGCGTTGCGGTCCATCTTGACGGCAGGCAGGTCAGGACACCGGGCAGGGCAGCCGTGATCCTGCCGAACGCCGAGGCCGCACGGTTGGTGGCAGACGAGTTCGACGCGCAGGCCAATGAGATCGACCCCGTCTCCATGCCGGTTACGCGGCTCGTGAACACGGCGATTGACGGCGTTGCGAACGAATCCGAGGCCGTGCTGGAAGACATTCTGCGGTTCGCTTCATCTGACATGCTCTGCTACCGGGCGGATTCGCCGGAGGGCCTCGTCGAGCGGCAGAATGAAATGTGGGACCCTGTGCTGGAGTGGTCGGCACAGGCGCTGCATGCCCGGCTGGCGCTCGCCGAGGGCGTGATGCATGTGAAGCAAAGCCCGATGGCTATTCAGGCGCTGCGTATCCATCTCGCCAACCGGCTGGGTGACGAGGCGGCGGTGCGCGCGCTGCGCCTTGCGGCATTGCATGTCATCACCGCGCTGACCGGCTCGGCCTTGCTGGCCCTGGCGGTCGAGGCGGGAGAGATCGACGCGGAGCAGGCATGGCTCGCCGCCCATGTCGATGAGGACTGGCAGATCGAGCATTGGGGGCAGGACGCCGAGGCGCTGGCCCGCCGCAACGCCCGCCACCGCGATTTCAGTGCTGCGGTGAAGGTGCTTAAGGCGCTGCGGCGGTGGGACTTTTTGAGTCGATTGCGTTAA
- a CDS encoding RluA family pseudouridine synthase, which yields MAGVEQIVVQKDEQGMRLDRWFKAHYPGLGFGHLQKLLRSGQIRVEGGRAKSDTRLEPGQTVRVPPLEVDRKGDAPLTANTIRNQGDADVLSKMLLHEDPKVFVFNKPAGLAVQGGSGVSRHVDDMLEAWRNQKGEKPRLVHRLDRDTSGVLVVARTRQAAMKLAEAFRARETKKTYWALVKGVPRKHEDKISTWLVKEQTRDGDRMRVAKHGEEGADHAVSYYRVVEQAGQSLAWLEMEPYTGRTHQLRVHAAHIGHPIIGDPKYFEADTNWEFPGGIQNRLHLHARRIVIPHPDRGVIDVTAPLPPHMKQSWNLLGLDEADAERG from the coding sequence ATGGCAGGCGTCGAACAGATTGTCGTTCAGAAGGACGAACAGGGCATGCGGCTCGACCGCTGGTTTAAGGCGCACTATCCGGGTCTTGGCTTCGGCCATCTGCAAAAGCTGCTGCGTTCGGGCCAGATCCGCGTGGAGGGCGGTCGCGCCAAATCCGACACCCGGCTTGAGCCGGGGCAGACGGTGCGCGTGCCGCCGCTGGAGGTGGACCGCAAGGGCGATGCGCCGTTGACGGCGAATACGATCCGCAATCAGGGCGATGCCGATGTCCTGTCGAAGATGCTGCTTCATGAAGATCCGAAGGTTTTCGTGTTCAACAAACCCGCAGGACTGGCGGTGCAGGGCGGGTCAGGCGTATCGCGCCATGTCGACGACATGTTGGAGGCGTGGCGCAACCAGAAAGGCGAGAAGCCGCGGCTCGTGCACCGGCTCGACCGCGACACGTCGGGTGTGCTCGTGGTCGCCCGCACCCGGCAAGCGGCCATGAAACTGGCCGAGGCGTTCCGTGCGCGCGAAACCAAGAAGACCTATTGGGCACTGGTGAAGGGCGTTCCACGCAAGCATGAGGACAAAATTTCGACCTGGCTGGTCAAGGAGCAGACGCGCGACGGCGACCGGATGCGCGTTGCGAAGCATGGGGAGGAGGGCGCGGATCACGCCGTGTCCTACTATCGCGTGGTGGAGCAGGCGGGTCAGTCGCTCGCCTGGCTCGAAATGGAGCCCTACACGGGCCGCACGCACCAGCTTCGCGTCCATGCCGCGCATATCGGGCACCCGATCATCGGCGACCCGAAATATTTCGAGGCGGATACCAACTGGGAGTTTCCGGGCGGCATTCAGAACCGGCTGCACCTGCATGCGCGCCGGATCGTCATTCCGCATCCGGATAGGGGCGTGATCGATGTAACCGCCCCGCTGCCGCCCCATATGAAGCAGAGCTGGAACCTGCTCGGCCTCGACGAGGCGGACGCGGAGCGGGGATGA